CACAGCGGCGCTCTTTCCCCGTCGCTGCATTCCAGACTCGTTTCTAAGTCAGCATGAAGAGATATGCACTTTTTTCCATGCACTGCAAGTTAACACAATCCAAGAGAACCTTAAGCTTTTCACAAGCATGAGCGTAGAACAGCGCAGGCAATTGGAGCAGCTCAGGGAATTTGCTGCAGAGTTTTATATGAAGCGTTTCAACGTTCACTACCTCCCTCGAAAAAACTGGGTTTGCCGTGGTGGCATGGCTAGATGGGTAAAACCCTGTGAAAGAAAGCAAATGGGCTCTTTCAATCAGCGCAAGGTGATGGAACTACAGGGATGGAAGCAGCGCCTTGCACAAGGAAGTTATGGGCCGTTCGTAGAGAGGCATTGCGTGGGAACAGAAGGATGTGAGAATGTACTTAGTGGCCCGTTGGAAGAATGCGATTTGGGAGCCTGGTTCGCCCTTGAGGGCGCTGCCCTCCCGAAAGTCTGCAGTTCCACCTTCTGTGATCAGGACATGCTAGACTTTCTGAATGAAGCTCTGGAAGAGAACCTGAGGGTCAAAGCGGTGAACCGTTCTGAAAGAGCTTTGCCAGCATGCAGCTCCTGCAGCATTGACTCCCCTGTAGGCATCTTATCTGAGATTTGCAGCCATCCTGATGTGACATCTTGTTTGGTGCTGGGAAGCCCGCCttggtgtgatgccacactTGTAGGGGTTAAACTGCAGCCGGAGTTTGTGCAAGGACCCTCCTGTTGTGAGGTACAGGATTCAACGTTGCACGACGGACAAACAGACTATCAATTCGAGCTTCTGAACACAGTGCTTTTTGCTCTTCAGAAACAGCATCAGGGATCAACCCTGGTGATTCCCTTATGTTCTGTCTTAACACGCTTCACCTCCGGCCTGGTTTTCACACTTCACCTGTGCTTCCGTTACATCACATTCCGCTGCTCGTCTGGTTGGCCTCCTGCTGCTCTTGTGTGTATAGGTTTCTCTCAGCCAGCAGCACTACCACGGCTGCTGGACTTTCTCCAGGATGTGTTGGAGAAGATGAAAAAGGTTAAACTTGAGATGGGGAGGCAGATTTTGCAGTTTGTACCTTTGGAAGAACTTCTCAGAGGGGAATTACCTCGCTTCCTGTCTTCCTTTAATACTGCTGTCATTAGACAGCAGCTACATGTGCTCATGCAGGTTGAATAGAACACATAATGCCTATATTCTCTAGAAGAACTTTTCAGTTAAACTACAATCGAGTGTAATCATGTCTCAGTTTACTTCAATTAAAGTCATAGCCTCAGTATGTAGGGTATATTGGAACACAGAATTCcttagttttatatatttatactggGAAATCTTTCTTTAACCTTGAATGTGCTGCATATGACtgtgaggatttttttttagatatatttatgtAACAGTATGTGCAGttcagaatgtttattttaatatttatgtttccttaactcttttttttagtacttGAAATTATATGTTGCCTTGATCAATTTGTCTGTCTTGGCTCATTTATTAAAACCTCTTCTTTAATGCACATACGAAGTTTCTCATGAAGTTCAGAGTTTAAGGTATAATTGGACTTATGCACatatattatgaaatacatcattgacatttgtgaccctggaccacaaaacccgtTATAAGAGTCaaatttttgaaactgagatttatacatcatctgaaagcagaataaataagctttccattgacaaatatttggccgagatacaattatttgaaaatctggaatctgagggtgcaagaaaataagaatattgagaaaatcgcctttcaagtactaatcaaaaattaagttttgatatatttacggtagaaaatgtacaaagtatcttcatggaacatgatctttaacatcctaatgatttttggcataaaagaaaaatcattaattagtgattttaattatgacccatacaatgtatttttggctattgctgcaaatatacccatgctacttataactggttttgtggtccagggtcacatttgacgGCTGTGtgtgactttatttattatgacCATGTTGAAAGCTGAAAACCAGTTGTTAATCTTTTGCATTGTACAGCATTGTTTTCCAACAAACGGGTGTTTAGGAGTTTTATATTATAAAGGATTATAGCTGACATCTTTAATGCAACtcttcttatttttgttttctcagcaATTGTTGCATGTTTTCTGCTTGTaatgaaaaaatgattttaatgaacaaaatgttttgcaaaaagtaaagtaaaaaaaagagtttatagcaaatataaaaatgcattgcaaaaagtaaaaactgattGTTCTATTGCAGTGGGGCTAGTGAAAATGTTGGCAGGTAAAAGTATACTGGCCCAAATAGCCTACAAGTAAAAAAGACCAAAATGTCAACTATATTTTAGAATTTGGGACCAATTGCCtgagattgattgattgattgatttttgaagtttgaTGAAgtgcataaaatacataaaaaaataatcacaatggTGGTTATTCATAGTAGGTAATTGGTAAAAACTGTTTACCTGCAGCGTCAAAAAATGTATACCTTTTACTTCCTAGTGTTGATTGGTGTTCTCCTgtggaacattaaaaaaaaacccaggccaacaagttttttgtttggtaaagtttggtttgtttcttttttcttaataaataatgtgACTAGTGTTCACCAGTGTCAAAAAAGGTTTTGACAAATAATAGTCAAGTCTGAGCCAAGGGCTATGAGTTATCTGAGTTATAGATCTTTTATTGTTGACAGATGTGGTTCCGAGTGATCCAACAAAAGACAGAGAACAACCTATGGCCATTTTTCTGAACAGAAATGTGTTTATAGAAATGTCTACACATGTGTGAAGAGGCACCGTCTTCATGTCTTATGAAGGTAAATGTTTCTGCACATATCTGACAAATGCTTCAGTTGAAGTCCTCTTATCGCGCACCCTGGCATTATGTTGTTTTCTCATTTGTTGGATGTGAGGGACTCCGTTCTTATCAACTGTGATTATTTTTGCGTGGGTGGATTTCTGTACTCACATGTGCATCTGATCTGCAGCTTTCCAGTAATCTCCCAACACTACTCACATCCAACACTATCCACATGCAGCCGTTTCATCCAGTTTACATCTAAACcaatacacacaaaacaaataatgaaaGACACCAGGTTGAAATGAGACAATCttagaaaaagttttttttccccagaatctTAAAAGTTTCAAACATGAATTTTTTGTGCCACAACAacttatgataaaaaaaatacatcacaaCTACAGACTGCCTTACACCTTTCTGTCTATGGAGTatagaagcccatttctgcaACAAAATCCAATCCAAAAAAAATACTTgccttaaaaagtcaaaattatgagacacTTAGGtgataattatgagataaaaagtcaaaactatgacttcaaagtcataattacaagataaaaaaaggagaaataatgacttttaaagttgtaattacatttatacattttatttataaaaatgtatataaaatcaaattcatGTCTTGGAAAGTTGAAATTTTTACAAGATAAAacaattacaagataaaaattctaaataatgacatagtgtaattaataaaaaagaaaaagaccgGATCTGGTATACAGTTTAGGTCTATACTTAAGTAAGAcctattttgactttttatctcataaatttgattttattatgaaatgtatttgtaattatgacttacgAAATGTATttcgtaattatgacttaagtcattTCGACTTCCAAAGTCATAAAATCAACTTTGAGTCAAAAATTTGGacttttatctcgtaattacgacttttaaaatcatattttcaacttttatctcataattatgacttttaaagtcattatttcgacttagtcataatttcgactttttatcttgtaattatgacttaagtatatcataattttgacttcttaAGGCATGAATTTTTTCCTTGCTtagtggaaatgggcttccatagtggAATTATTCTGATTTGTCAAAtgtatggaagccagtttctgccactgaaaaaatttgtttttaaaaaaaaagtaattgtgaatttttatctcacaattttgactttttttctcgcaattgtgagtttacatctcgcaattctgacttttttttcttagaattgtgtgataggCCTAAACCGTCACACTGCagttttga
The sequence above is a segment of the Labeo rohita strain BAU-BD-2019 chromosome 7, IGBB_LRoh.1.0, whole genome shotgun sequence genome. Coding sequences within it:
- the cmtr2 gene encoding cap-specific mRNA (nucleoside-2'-O-)-methyltransferase 2, whose product is MNRGRGVRKRMAPEKTDAFETCNEETQTEIHQLFNKVRTYVPPAGGEWTLPDPSVVLCDPHVSHPRLQALKQSLNEVKNQLSDKDLSVWHQHTCFTNRAGTVTAHLRSTTNAELCTQAWAKFYEILGTFKLLPDNALKSGELNSIHLCEAPGAFISALNHFLKTSGLHCDWNWIANTLNPYYEANGRGCTITDDRLIAHTLPWWFFGSDNTGDIMLQKHLLELPRFVSNMRSVDLVTADGSFDCQGDPGEQERLVAPLQYCEAVCALLLLGRGGSFVLKMFTLFEHSSVCLLYLLACCFRSVNIFKPGTSKSGNSELYIVCLDYQAKEQIRPLLSKLIRNYGPDLASTAALFPRRCIPDSFLSQHEEICTFFHALQVNTIQENLKLFTSMSVEQRRQLEQLREFAAEFYMKRFNVHYLPRKNWVCRGGMARWVKPCERKQMGSFNQRKVMELQGWKQRLAQGSYGPFVERHCVGTEGCENVLSGPLEECDLGAWFALEGAALPKVCSSTFCDQDMLDFLNEALEENLRVKAVNRSERALPACSSCSIDSPVGILSEICSHPDVTSCLVLGSPPWCDATLVGVKLQPEFVQGPSCCEVQDSTLHDGQTDYQFELLNTVLFALQKQHQGSTLVIPLCSVLTRFTSGLVFTLHLCFRYITFRCSSGWPPAALVCIGFSQPAALPRLLDFLQDVLEKMKKVKLEMGRQILQFVPLEELLRGELPRFLSSFNTAVIRQQLHVLMQVE